Proteins from one Salinispora arenicola genomic window:
- a CDS encoding M50 family metallopeptidase gives MESKRQAPRPPTRHAGVTVGRVVGVPLRLDWSMLLLALAVAVMYAEFARHQLALSPAGGYVIGLGFVVSLLGSVLLHELGHALTARRYGIGVRGITLELLGGYTEMDRDAPTPRVDLLVSLAGPAVSAVLGGAAVAVTMALPDRTVGHQLAFQLAVSNVVVAAFNVLPGLPLDGGRALRAALWAATRDRHRATEVAGWVGRVVAIGTVGAAVVLALTRPPTPPVLLALPLMLLVAFTLWRGAGQSIRLARVTRRFPLIDLSRLARPVCAVPAGTPLAEAQRRAAGTDPPAALLVTDSAGGPHALVNPVEVAAVAVNRRPWVPVDAVSRPLAEVPAVSVGLDGEQVMETVRRHPGAQYVVTSGEDVVGILHLADLAQLLEPHRKMNT, from the coding sequence ATGGAGTCCAAGCGGCAAGCCCCACGCCCGCCTACCCGGCACGCCGGTGTGACCGTCGGTCGGGTGGTCGGGGTGCCGCTGCGCCTGGACTGGTCGATGCTGCTGCTCGCCCTGGCCGTCGCCGTGATGTACGCCGAATTCGCCCGCCACCAGCTCGCCCTCTCGCCGGCCGGTGGCTACGTGATCGGCCTCGGCTTCGTGGTTTCGCTGCTCGGGTCGGTGCTCCTGCACGAACTCGGGCACGCCCTCACCGCCCGCCGGTACGGCATCGGGGTCCGCGGCATCACCCTGGAGCTGCTCGGCGGCTACACCGAGATGGACCGCGACGCCCCGACTCCCCGCGTCGACCTGCTGGTGTCGCTGGCCGGGCCGGCCGTCTCCGCGGTACTGGGCGGGGCAGCGGTCGCCGTCACGATGGCGTTGCCGGACCGTACGGTGGGTCACCAGCTCGCCTTCCAGCTCGCGGTGAGTAACGTCGTTGTCGCAGCGTTCAACGTGCTACCCGGGCTGCCGCTCGATGGTGGCCGCGCGCTGCGAGCCGCCCTCTGGGCCGCCACCCGGGATCGGCACCGGGCCACCGAGGTGGCTGGCTGGGTCGGCCGTGTCGTTGCCATCGGTACCGTCGGGGCGGCAGTCGTCCTTGCCCTCACCCGTCCCCCGACACCTCCGGTACTGCTCGCGCTACCACTGATGCTGCTGGTCGCGTTCACCCTCTGGCGGGGCGCGGGGCAGTCGATCCGGCTGGCCCGGGTCACCCGCCGGTTCCCGCTGATCGATCTCTCGCGGTTGGCCCGTCCGGTGTGCGCCGTCCCAGCCGGAACCCCGCTCGCCGAGGCGCAGCGCCGCGCTGCCGGGACCGACCCTCCGGCCGCGCTGCTGGTCACCGACTCCGCGGGTGGCCCGCACGCCCTGGTCAATCCGGTCGAGGTGGCGGCGGTAGCGGTGAACCGTCGGCCCTGGGTGCCGGTGGACGCGGTGTCCCGGCCACTGGCCGAGGTGCCGGCCGTGTCGGTCGGCCTCGACGGCGAGCAGGTGATGGAGACGGTGCGGCGCCACCCGGGCGCACAGTACGTGGTGACCTCAGGCGAAGATGTCGTCGGCATCCTGCACCTCGCGGATCTGGCTCAGCTACTCGAACCTCACCGGAAGATGAACACGTGA
- a CDS encoding response regulator, with translation MTGHGVDPDGADPWRRPIRILVVDGQPLLRTGLRTVLGTEADLDVVAEASNGTEAVELTRRLLPDVVLMDARTPPRAGVVATRAIVESGLPVRVLILTTSDFDAYVVGALRAGARGFLAKDVPSADLSAAIRAVAAGDAVVAPRILDRFLDHLAELLPDPAAGPTRLLDPLTGREREVLIQVARGRSNAEIAQALSVSETTVKTHVGHVLTKLRLRDRVQAVVLAYESGLIRPRG, from the coding sequence GTGACCGGACACGGCGTGGATCCCGACGGCGCCGACCCGTGGCGACGGCCGATCCGCATCCTGGTCGTCGACGGCCAGCCACTGTTACGCACCGGCTTACGTACGGTGCTCGGCACCGAGGCGGACCTCGACGTCGTCGCCGAGGCCAGCAACGGCACCGAGGCGGTGGAACTGACTCGCCGGCTGCTGCCCGACGTGGTGCTGATGGACGCACGGACGCCACCCCGCGCCGGGGTGGTCGCGACCCGGGCGATCGTCGAGTCCGGGCTGCCGGTGCGGGTACTGATCCTCACCACCTCCGACTTCGACGCGTACGTGGTGGGTGCGCTACGGGCCGGGGCGCGTGGCTTTCTCGCCAAGGACGTGCCGTCCGCGGACCTGTCGGCCGCGATCCGCGCGGTGGCCGCCGGGGACGCGGTGGTGGCGCCCCGGATCCTCGATCGATTTCTCGACCACCTCGCCGAGTTGCTGCCCGACCCGGCGGCGGGCCCGACGCGGCTCCTCGACCCGCTGACCGGGCGGGAACGGGAGGTTCTGATCCAGGTCGCCCGTGGCCGGTCGAACGCGGAGATCGCCCAGGCGTTGTCGGTCAGCGAAACCACCGTGAAGACACACGTCGGTCACGTTCTGACCAAGCTGCGGCTACGCGACCGGGTGCAGGCGGTGGTGCTGGCGTACGAGTCGGGGCTGATCCGACCTCGGGGTTGA
- the prcB gene encoding proteasome subunit beta, with the protein MAAAFDPSGRLPDLFTSAGTSSFSAFLSMAAPELLPGRRPLPPGTAADLTPHATTIVAIAAAGGVVMAGDRRATMGNLIAQRDIEKVYPADAYSLVGMAGAAGIGIELIRLFQVELEHYEKIEGAMLSLDGKANRLAAMVRGNLGAAMQGLAVVPMFAGFDLAANDPVKAGRIFSFDVTGGPYEETGYDAVGSGSLFAKSALKKRFRVGLSVDDAMRLAVEALYDAADDDTATGGPDLTRRIYPVVMTVTAEGTHRLTEAETAAIAENVVAGRMENPGG; encoded by the coding sequence GTGGCAGCGGCTTTTGATCCATCCGGGCGTCTTCCGGATCTGTTCACCAGCGCGGGGACGTCCTCCTTCTCCGCGTTCCTGAGCATGGCGGCCCCGGAGCTGCTGCCCGGACGACGTCCGCTGCCGCCGGGGACGGCCGCGGACCTGACGCCGCACGCCACCACCATCGTGGCCATTGCCGCGGCCGGTGGGGTGGTGATGGCCGGTGACCGCCGCGCCACCATGGGTAACCTGATCGCCCAGCGAGACATCGAGAAGGTCTACCCGGCGGACGCGTACTCCCTGGTCGGCATGGCGGGCGCCGCCGGAATCGGCATCGAGCTGATCCGACTGTTCCAGGTCGAGCTGGAGCACTACGAGAAGATCGAGGGAGCGATGCTCTCCCTCGACGGCAAGGCCAACCGGCTGGCCGCGATGGTTCGCGGTAACCTCGGCGCGGCGATGCAGGGGCTCGCCGTGGTGCCGATGTTCGCCGGGTTCGACCTGGCCGCGAACGACCCGGTCAAGGCTGGCCGGATCTTTAGCTTCGATGTGACGGGCGGCCCGTACGAGGAGACCGGTTACGACGCGGTGGGTTCCGGCTCCCTATTCGCCAAGTCGGCGCTGAAGAAGCGGTTCCGGGTTGGGCTCTCCGTCGACGACGCGATGCGTCTGGCCGTGGAGGCCCTGTACGACGCGGCCGACGACGACACCGCGACCGGTGGCCCGGACCTGACCCGTCGGATCTACCCGGTGGTGATGACCGTCACGGCGGAGGGCACGCACCGACTCACCGAGGCGGAGACGGCGGCGATCGCCGAGAACGTGGTCGCTGGCCGGATGGAGAACCCGGGCGGCTGA
- a CDS encoding ubiquitin-like protein Pup has protein sequence MATRDSGGQSQTGRSQQGEEIEDVTTEASPEVAERHAEITEDVDDLLDEIDSVLEENAEEFVRGYVQKGGE, from the coding sequence ATGGCGACCCGTGACAGTGGTGGGCAGTCGCAGACCGGCCGGTCCCAGCAGGGCGAGGAGATCGAGGACGTCACGACGGAGGCGAGCCCGGAGGTCGCCGAACGGCACGCCGAGATCACCGAGGACGTCGACGACCTGCTGGACGAGATCGACTCGGTTCTCGAGGAGAACGCTGAGGAATTCGTTCGTGGCTACGTGCAGAAGGGTGGTGAATAG
- a CDS encoding RecB family exonuclease — MTADPVTTQQLPPTAEVPATLRASLSPSRAADFKTCPLLYRFRSIDRLPEQPSVEQARGTLVHAVLERLFDLPPAGRTPTAAGDLVAPQWERLVAEQPELAALFAADAEARAEFLRSATGLLRGYFAVEDPRRLEPAERESLISAVVDEELLIRGYLDRLDVAPDGALRVVDYKTGGAPREAFEARALFQLKFYALVLWRTRGVVPRVLRLLYLKDAEVCDYAPDADELVRFERTVVALWRAIEAATAAQDFRPRPSRLCDWCSHQRLCPSFGGTPPPFPVGSAPADPLPDARSRPTPPGADE; from the coding sequence ATGACAGCGGATCCGGTGACGACCCAGCAGCTCCCGCCCACGGCGGAGGTGCCTGCGACGCTACGGGCTTCGCTGTCCCCCTCGCGGGCGGCCGACTTCAAGACCTGCCCGTTGCTCTACCGGTTCCGCAGCATCGACCGGCTACCCGAGCAGCCCAGTGTGGAGCAGGCGCGGGGCACCCTGGTCCACGCCGTGCTGGAACGGCTGTTCGACCTGCCTCCCGCCGGGCGTACGCCGACCGCCGCCGGTGACCTGGTGGCTCCGCAGTGGGAACGGCTGGTTGCCGAGCAGCCGGAGCTGGCTGCTCTGTTCGCCGCCGACGCCGAGGCCCGCGCGGAGTTTCTGCGTTCGGCCACGGGGCTGCTACGCGGCTACTTCGCGGTGGAGGACCCACGCCGCCTGGAGCCGGCCGAGCGGGAGAGTCTCATCTCCGCGGTGGTCGACGAGGAGCTGCTGATCCGGGGCTACCTGGACCGGCTGGACGTGGCCCCGGACGGCGCGCTGCGAGTGGTCGACTACAAGACTGGCGGCGCACCTCGGGAGGCATTCGAGGCGCGGGCGCTGTTCCAGCTCAAGTTCTACGCGTTGGTGTTGTGGCGTACCCGCGGGGTGGTGCCACGCGTGCTCCGGCTGCTCTACCTGAAGGACGCGGAGGTCTGCGACTACGCTCCGGACGCTGACGAACTGGTGCGGTTCGAGCGCACAGTGGTGGCCCTGTGGCGGGCGATCGAGGCGGCCACCGCCGCCCAGGACTTTCGCCCGCGGCCAAGCCGGCTGTGTGACTGGTGCAGCCACCAGAGGCTGTGTCCGAGCTTCGGGGGCACGCCCCCGCCGTTCCCGGTCGGGTCGGCTCCGGCCGACCCACTGCCGGACGCGCGGTCCCGCCCGACACCCCCGGGCGCTGACGAGTGA
- the arc gene encoding proteasome ATPase, with translation MARSDDADSRAARWEKEAHDLSTQVAFLQEELALVRRKLTESPRHVRQLEERLAAAQAQLARLTENNERLVSTLKEARAQIVTLKEEIDRLAQPPSGYGIFLERHDDGTVDVFTGGRKLRVAVSPSLDVAELCRGQEVLLNDALNIVDAFGYERAGEVVMLKEVLAGPDGAPGDRALVVSHSDEERVVHLAETLIGAAIRAGDSLMIEPRSAYAYERIPKSEVEELVLEEVPDVDYTDIGGLHAQIEQIRDAVELPFLHADLFREHQLRPPKGILLYGPPGCGKTLIAKAVANSLAKKIAERRGEEKHTSYFLNIKGPELLNKYVGETERHIRLIFQRAREKAGEGTPVIVFFDEMDSVFRTRGSGVSSDVENTIVPQLLSEIDGVEGLENVIVIGASNREDMIDPAILRPGRLDVKIKIERPDAEAAKDIFSKYILSGLPLHPDDLAEHGGEPQATVAAMIDAVVLRMYSETEENRFLEVTYANGDKDVLYFKDFNSGAMIQNIVDRGKKMAIKEFLTSARKGLRLQHLLDACVDEFRENEDLPNTTNPDDWARISGKKGERIVYIRTLVSGGKGADAGRSIETASNTGQYL, from the coding sequence GTGGCACGCAGCGACGACGCGGACTCGCGCGCCGCACGGTGGGAGAAGGAGGCCCACGATCTCTCCACGCAGGTCGCGTTCCTGCAAGAGGAACTCGCTCTGGTGCGGCGCAAGTTGACCGAAAGCCCCCGACACGTCCGGCAGCTCGAAGAGCGGCTGGCTGCCGCCCAGGCCCAGTTGGCGCGGCTGACCGAGAACAACGAGCGGCTCGTGAGCACCCTCAAGGAGGCTCGGGCGCAGATCGTGACGCTCAAGGAGGAGATCGACCGTCTCGCCCAGCCGCCGAGTGGCTACGGGATCTTCCTGGAGCGGCACGACGACGGCACGGTGGACGTGTTCACCGGTGGCCGCAAGCTCCGGGTGGCCGTCTCACCGTCACTGGACGTCGCCGAGCTGTGCCGTGGGCAGGAAGTCCTGCTCAACGACGCGCTCAACATCGTTGACGCGTTCGGCTACGAGCGGGCCGGTGAGGTCGTCATGCTCAAGGAGGTGCTCGCCGGACCGGACGGCGCCCCCGGCGACCGTGCCCTCGTGGTCTCCCACTCCGACGAGGAACGTGTCGTGCACCTCGCGGAGACCCTGATCGGCGCCGCGATCCGGGCGGGAGACTCGCTCATGATCGAGCCCCGCTCGGCGTACGCGTACGAGCGGATTCCGAAGAGTGAGGTCGAGGAACTGGTCCTGGAGGAGGTGCCGGACGTCGACTACACCGACATCGGCGGCCTCCACGCGCAGATAGAGCAGATCCGCGACGCGGTGGAGCTGCCGTTCCTGCACGCTGATCTGTTCCGCGAGCACCAGCTCCGGCCGCCGAAGGGCATCCTGCTCTACGGACCACCCGGCTGTGGTAAGACCCTGATCGCCAAGGCGGTGGCCAACTCGCTGGCGAAGAAGATCGCCGAGCGGCGCGGCGAGGAGAAGCACACCAGCTACTTCCTCAACATCAAGGGTCCTGAGCTGCTCAACAAGTACGTCGGCGAGACCGAGCGGCACATCCGGCTGATTTTCCAGCGCGCGCGGGAGAAGGCCGGTGAGGGCACGCCGGTCATCGTGTTCTTCGACGAGATGGACTCGGTGTTCCGCACCCGCGGTTCCGGCGTCTCGTCGGATGTGGAGAACACCATCGTCCCGCAGTTGCTCAGCGAGATCGACGGCGTGGAGGGCCTGGAGAACGTCATCGTCATCGGCGCCTCCAATCGGGAGGACATGATTGACCCGGCGATCCTGCGGCCGGGCCGGCTTGACGTCAAAATCAAGATTGAGAGGCCGGACGCCGAGGCGGCGAAGGACATCTTCTCCAAGTACATCCTCTCCGGACTGCCCCTGCATCCGGATGACCTGGCCGAGCACGGTGGTGAGCCACAGGCCACCGTGGCGGCGATGATCGACGCGGTCGTCCTGCGAATGTACTCGGAGACCGAGGAGAACCGCTTCCTCGAGGTCACCTACGCCAACGGCGACAAGGATGTCCTCTACTTCAAGGACTTCAACTCCGGGGCGATGATCCAGAACATCGTGGACCGGGGCAAGAAGATGGCCATCAAGGAGTTTCTCACCTCCGCCCGCAAGGGCCTGCGGCTGCAACACCTCCTCGACGCCTGCGTCGACGAGTTCCGGGAGAACGAGGACCTGCCCAACACCACCAACCCTGACGATTGGGCGCGCATCTCCGGCAAGAAGGGCGAGCGGATCGTCTACATCCGCACGCTCGTCTCCGGCGGCAAGGGCGCCGACGCGGGCCGGTCCATCGAGACCGCCAGCAACACCGGTCAGTACCTCTGA
- a CDS encoding tRNA (adenine-N1)-methyltransferase, which translates to MTAPPSAAPDQYVPAPPPVRRGPFQPGDRVQLTDPKGRMHTITLEPGKEFHTHRGILHHDALIGRPDGSVVTTAGGGTAFLALRPLLADYVLSMPRGAQVIYPKDSAQIVAMGDVFPGAKVLEAGVGSGALSCSLLRAVGPSGQLHSWELRDDFAQIARRNVEAFFGGPHPAWQLRVGDVAANSATGFDRIILDMLSPWEVLDMVERALLPGGVLVGYVATTPQLSELVEALRERGGWTEPRAWESMVRDWHAEGLAVRPDHRMIAHTAFLVSARKLAPGVTAPPRRRKPSKGMEAYAQRRAALREAAATPVGSVEPGLAEEERRP; encoded by the coding sequence GTGACCGCACCTCCCTCCGCCGCGCCCGACCAGTACGTCCCCGCACCGCCTCCGGTGCGCCGCGGGCCGTTCCAACCCGGTGACCGGGTGCAGCTGACCGACCCGAAGGGGCGGATGCACACGATCACCCTGGAGCCGGGCAAGGAGTTCCACACGCACCGCGGCATCCTGCACCACGACGCTCTGATCGGCCGACCCGACGGCAGTGTCGTCACCACCGCTGGCGGCGGGACGGCGTTCCTCGCCCTGCGGCCGTTGCTCGCCGACTACGTGTTGTCGATGCCCCGCGGTGCTCAAGTGATCTATCCGAAGGATTCTGCCCAGATCGTCGCCATGGGCGATGTTTTTCCCGGTGCCAAGGTCCTTGAGGCCGGTGTCGGATCCGGCGCGCTGAGCTGCTCCCTGCTGCGTGCCGTCGGCCCGTCCGGGCAGCTGCACTCGTGGGAGCTGCGTGACGACTTCGCCCAGATCGCTCGACGTAACGTCGAGGCGTTCTTCGGCGGCCCGCACCCCGCATGGCAGCTGCGGGTCGGTGACGTGGCGGCGAACTCGGCGACCGGGTTCGACCGGATCATCTTGGACATGCTCAGCCCGTGGGAGGTGCTCGACATGGTCGAGCGGGCACTGCTGCCCGGCGGCGTGCTGGTCGGGTATGTCGCCACCACCCCGCAGTTGTCCGAACTGGTGGAGGCGTTGCGGGAACGCGGTGGCTGGACGGAGCCGCGGGCCTGGGAGTCAATGGTCCGCGACTGGCACGCCGAGGGGTTGGCCGTTCGGCCCGACCATCGCATGATCGCCCACACCGCGTTCCTGGTGTCCGCGCGTAAGCTCGCCCCTGGGGTCACCGCCCCGCCCCGGCGTCGCAAGCCCAGCAAGGGTATGGAGGCATACGCGCAGCGCCGCGCGGCCCTGCGGGAGGCGGCGGCCACCCCGGTTGGTTCGGTGGAGCCCGGCCTGGCGGAGGAGGAACGACGGCCATGA
- a CDS encoding ABC transporter ATP-binding protein: MTATVGRQAQAAARASEVWKVYGSGEAQVVALRGVTCEFEQGRFTAIMGPSGSGKSTLMHCLAGLDSVTRGTVSIGDTTVTGLGDAGLTKLRREQVGFIFQQFNLLPTLTAKENILLPLSIAGRKPDPAWYDMVIDTVGLRERLDHRPAQLSGGQQQRVACARALVSRPQVIFADEPTGNLDSRAGAEVLKFLRNSVREHGQTIVMVTHDPTAAAYADRVVFLADGQIVSELIEPTAETVLDTMKKLDAQVEVDD, encoded by the coding sequence GTGACCGCGACGGTAGGCCGTCAGGCGCAGGCCGCGGCCCGCGCGAGCGAGGTGTGGAAGGTGTACGGCAGCGGGGAGGCACAGGTAGTCGCGCTACGCGGGGTTACCTGCGAATTCGAACAAGGCCGGTTCACCGCGATCATGGGTCCGTCCGGGTCGGGCAAGTCGACTTTGATGCACTGCCTCGCCGGGCTGGACTCGGTGACCCGGGGCACGGTGTCGATCGGCGACACCACGGTCACCGGTCTGGGGGACGCCGGTCTGACCAAGCTACGCCGCGAACAGGTCGGTTTCATCTTCCAACAGTTCAACCTGCTGCCGACGTTGACCGCGAAGGAGAACATCCTGCTGCCGCTGTCGATCGCCGGGCGGAAGCCGGACCCAGCCTGGTACGACATGGTAATCGACACTGTCGGCTTGCGGGAACGGCTGGATCACCGGCCGGCACAGCTGTCCGGTGGGCAACAACAGCGGGTGGCGTGCGCCCGGGCGCTGGTCAGTCGCCCACAGGTGATCTTCGCTGACGAGCCGACGGGCAACCTCGACTCACGGGCCGGTGCGGAGGTGCTGAAGTTCCTGCGCAACTCGGTGCGCGAGCACGGCCAGACCATTGTCATGGTCACCCACGACCCGACCGCCGCCGCGTACGCCGATCGGGTGGTCTTCCTCGCCGACGGGCAGATCGTCTCCGAGCTGATCGAGCCGACGGCGGAGACGGTGCTGGACACGATGAAGAAGCTCGACGCCCAGGTCGAGGTGGACGACTGA
- the dop gene encoding depupylase/deamidase Dop, translating into MSVRRIMGTEVEYGISVPGQAGANPMVTSSQVVNAYGARPELNRGGRARWDYEEESPLRDARGFTYSGAAYDPAEALADEDLGLANVILTNGARLYVDHAHPEYSTPEVTTPRDLVRWDKAGELVMAEAARRAATIPGSHPIHLYKNNTDNKGASYGAHENYLMRRQTAFADIVTYLTPFFVTRQIVAGAGRVGIGQDGAQSGFQISQRADFFEVEVGLETTLKRPIINTRDEPHADADRYRRLHVIIGDANLSEISTYLKLGTTALILTMIEEKALVADLGIADPVSELRAVSHDPSLGHLMRLRDGRRLTALDVQWAYYERVRSFVDDRYGSDVDEQTADVLDRWESVLDRLGRDAFLCADELDWVAKLRLLEGYREREKLGWGAHKLQLVDLQYSDVRPEKGLYHRLVSRGAMKTLLPVEATQAAMTEPPEDTRAYFRGRCLAQYASEVVAASWDSVIFDVGRESLVRVPMMEPERGTRKHVGALFDRCESAKDLLETLTNG; encoded by the coding sequence ATGAGCGTTAGACGGATCATGGGCACCGAGGTCGAGTACGGCATCTCCGTGCCCGGTCAGGCCGGGGCCAATCCGATGGTCACCTCCTCCCAGGTGGTCAACGCCTACGGGGCGCGTCCGGAACTCAACCGGGGTGGCCGGGCTCGGTGGGACTACGAGGAGGAGTCGCCGCTGCGCGACGCGCGTGGCTTCACCTACTCCGGGGCCGCGTACGACCCTGCGGAGGCCCTCGCCGACGAGGATCTCGGCCTGGCCAACGTGATACTCACCAACGGAGCGCGGCTCTACGTTGATCACGCCCATCCGGAGTACTCCACTCCTGAGGTGACCACTCCCCGGGATCTGGTTCGGTGGGACAAGGCGGGGGAGTTGGTGATGGCCGAGGCGGCCCGGCGTGCCGCCACCATCCCGGGTAGCCACCCCATTCACCTGTACAAGAACAACACCGACAACAAGGGCGCCAGTTACGGCGCCCACGAGAACTACCTGATGCGGCGGCAGACCGCCTTCGCCGACATCGTCACGTACCTGACGCCGTTCTTCGTCACCCGGCAGATCGTCGCGGGCGCCGGGCGAGTGGGCATCGGTCAGGACGGTGCTCAGAGCGGCTTCCAGATCTCCCAGCGCGCCGACTTCTTCGAGGTCGAGGTCGGGCTGGAGACCACGCTCAAGCGGCCCATCATCAACACCCGCGACGAGCCGCACGCCGATGCCGACAGGTACCGGCGGCTGCACGTCATCATCGGTGACGCCAACCTGTCGGAGATCTCGACGTATCTCAAGCTGGGCACGACCGCCCTGATCCTCACCATGATCGAGGAGAAGGCGCTCGTTGCGGACCTTGGCATCGCGGATCCGGTCAGCGAGCTGCGGGCGGTCAGTCACGACCCGTCACTCGGCCACCTCATGCGACTGCGGGACGGGCGGCGACTCACCGCCCTGGACGTGCAGTGGGCCTACTACGAGCGGGTACGCTCCTTCGTGGACGACCGGTACGGCAGCGATGTCGACGAGCAGACCGCCGACGTGCTGGACCGCTGGGAGAGCGTGCTGGACCGGCTGGGCCGGGACGCGTTCCTGTGTGCCGACGAACTCGACTGGGTGGCGAAGCTGCGGCTGTTGGAGGGCTACCGGGAACGGGAGAAGCTCGGCTGGGGGGCGCACAAGCTGCAACTGGTTGACCTGCAGTACTCCGACGTTCGCCCGGAGAAGGGCCTCTACCACCGGCTGGTGTCGCGGGGCGCGATGAAGACGCTGCTGCCGGTGGAGGCGACCCAGGCCGCGATGACCGAGCCGCCGGAGGACACCCGGGCCTACTTCCGAGGTCGTTGCCTCGCCCAGTACGCCTCCGAGGTGGTCGCCGCGAGCTGGGACTCGGTCATCTTCGACGTGGGCCGTGAGTCGCTGGTGCGGGTGCCGATGATGGAGCCGGAGCGGGGCACCCGCAAGCACGTCGGCGCGCTCTTCGACCGGTGTGAGAGTGCCAAGGATCTGCTGGAGACGCTGACCAATGGTTGA
- a CDS encoding ferredoxin, with translation MIEVATDQLQVWVDQDLCTGDGLCVQYAPEVFEFDIDGLAYVKDPDGELVQTPGGRVAVPEHLRLEVIDSAKECPGECIHVVRGGDGTPVAGPDAQD, from the coding sequence GTGATCGAGGTCGCGACGGACCAGCTGCAGGTCTGGGTGGACCAGGACCTGTGCACGGGGGACGGGCTGTGCGTCCAGTACGCGCCGGAGGTCTTCGAGTTCGACATCGACGGACTGGCCTACGTCAAGGATCCGGACGGTGAACTGGTACAGACCCCGGGTGGCCGGGTGGCCGTACCGGAACACCTCCGCCTCGAGGTGATCGACTCGGCGAAGGAATGCCCGGGCGAGTGCATTCACGTGGTACGTGGCGGTGACGGCACGCCAGTCGCCGGCCCGGACGCGCAGGACTGA
- the prcA gene encoding proteasome subunit alpha, which produces MAMQFYASPEQIMRDRSELARKGIARGRSAVVLSYAGGVLFVAENLSSALHKVGEIYDRIGFAAVGRYNEFENLRRAGVRMADLNGLSYDRRDVTGRALANAFAQTLGAIFTEQSKPFEVEICVAQVGATTADDELYRLTYDGSVNDEPGRMAMGGQAEAITGVLKSNHRPDMSLGDAVKVAVQALGSVGGEGGAARTIAADQLEVAVLDRGRVGRTFRRVTGAALTVLLDDGAAGQPPSSSDTDTSAAEARKPTASAGSADLEGPEPERPDS; this is translated from the coding sequence GTGGCCATGCAGTTTTACGCCTCGCCCGAGCAGATCATGCGTGACCGCTCCGAGCTGGCCCGTAAGGGCATCGCCCGGGGACGCAGCGCGGTGGTCCTGAGTTATGCCGGTGGGGTGCTCTTCGTCGCGGAGAACCTCTCCAGTGCGCTACACAAGGTCGGCGAGATCTACGACCGGATCGGCTTCGCCGCGGTGGGCAGGTACAACGAGTTCGAGAACCTGCGGCGTGCGGGCGTGCGGATGGCTGACCTGAACGGCTTGAGCTACGACCGGCGGGACGTGACCGGCCGGGCGCTCGCCAACGCGTTCGCACAGACCCTTGGCGCAATCTTCACCGAGCAGTCCAAACCGTTCGAGGTGGAGATCTGTGTCGCCCAGGTCGGCGCGACGACAGCGGACGACGAGTTGTACCGACTCACCTACGACGGGTCGGTCAATGACGAGCCAGGTCGAATGGCGATGGGCGGTCAGGCCGAGGCGATCACCGGGGTGCTCAAGTCAAACCACCGTCCGGACATGTCGCTGGGCGACGCGGTCAAGGTGGCGGTGCAGGCGTTGGGCAGTGTCGGCGGTGAGGGCGGGGCTGCCCGCACGATCGCGGCGGACCAACTGGAGGTCGCCGTCCTGGACCGTGGCCGGGTGGGGCGGACGTTCCGGCGGGTTACCGGCGCCGCGTTGACCGTGCTGCTCGACGACGGTGCGGCCGGGCAGCCTCCGTCGTCATCGGACACGGACACCTCGGCGGCGGAGGCGCGGAAGCCGACGGCGTCGGCGGGCTCGGCGGACCTGGAGGGCCCGGAGCCGGAACGCCCGGATTCCTGA